The proteins below come from a single Microbulbifer sp. Q7 genomic window:
- a CDS encoding NlpC/P60 family protein, with product MNRLFPLLILAASFTLNGCEQATSPEAGATPVKSTTAHISPAASEPTATMAEKLVVEALPWENREYRVGTAEQCMNWTREILVAACGEHFATLETQNPWDKHLLGPDDELLPEHVDSLASDEFGQKIASIEALQPGDLVFLKNTYGDWAEGVLTHVGIALGGGRYIHRMTSNDGLVKITTIPAKDFDSGIRLKDSLCQI from the coding sequence ATGAATAGACTTTTTCCTTTGCTTATCTTAGCGGCCTCATTCACGCTCAATGGCTGTGAACAGGCAACATCTCCGGAAGCGGGTGCAACGCCAGTAAAAAGCACAACCGCACACATCAGCCCAGCTGCTTCGGAGCCCACTGCCACCATGGCCGAAAAACTCGTGGTGGAGGCCTTGCCCTGGGAGAACCGCGAGTACCGGGTCGGCACGGCGGAGCAGTGCATGAACTGGACACGGGAAATTCTGGTGGCCGCCTGCGGTGAGCATTTTGCCACACTGGAAACACAAAACCCTTGGGACAAACATCTACTGGGACCGGACGATGAGTTGCTGCCCGAGCATGTAGACTCACTGGCTTCCGATGAATTTGGTCAAAAAATCGCTTCGATCGAAGCTCTACAGCCCGGTGACCTGGTTTTCCTGAAAAACACCTATGGCGATTGGGCCGAAGGCGTACTGACACACGTCGGTATCGCCCTGGGGGGAGGCCGCTATATCCACCGCATGACCTCCAACGACGGGCTGGTAAAAATCACCACAATCCCTGCTAAGGACTTTGACTCGGGCATTCGACTGAAGGATTCACTATGTCAAATATAA
- a CDS encoding M1 family metallopeptidase, translated as MQWIGITTLLMTGMPVHADDPFRRLTQVELGLGAYRTANGLPSPNYWQQQVDYRISAKLDPADNRITASAEVTYHNNSPDPLQQLFFALDHNALNPDSAAAYALLAQENERSRIRSLARSAATGFDILAVTDAVGMPLRWRINDTHLQVFLPHELSPDSRKSLKIEWALSLHDKVATGARSGYERLDDGAPIYVAAQWFPRAVAYTDYAGWQLKPFLQQGEFSTEFGNYKVNISVPANYVVAASGSLQNASAVLTREQLARWKGISPTATHIVSHSQAQQQRSEHSQEFVRWEFSGDDLRDFAFSTSPAFLWQVKRDARGRRLQQFYPREAAPLWEQFGLAAINHTLTTFDAALFPLNATDISIVNAAGFGMEYPGLATIATRPERSAFNGELPAWDKLTKYDFIGTVIHEVGHNYIPMRINTDEREWAWLDEGLVSFIEYRAEHSWEVNFDVIYGEPRSVAKYTSDAISQPVMSSADSLHRKIDNAYNKTASLLNVLRHLVLGADVFDPALADFAHHWQGKRPTPGDFFRAMETAAGTDLSWFWRSWFYQNHTIDLGIRQISLADQALPISRADLPAPDALAYTVGGIQDFVVDQLPELADPYTKKRSFASVSLPTAHEPHTGETVKWYTFEIVNHGEGLLPIPLALSFKDGSQRMLNVPAQTWMRAQDGRLALQLPYPGTLSGACIDPMWITPDTERNNNCVEVQTP; from the coding sequence ATGCAATGGATCGGCATCACTACACTCCTCATGACAGGCATGCCGGTGCATGCAGACGACCCGTTCCGCAGGTTGACGCAGGTTGAGCTGGGCCTCGGCGCCTACCGCACTGCCAATGGCCTTCCGTCGCCAAATTACTGGCAGCAACAGGTGGACTACCGAATCTCGGCGAAGCTTGACCCAGCGGATAACCGAATCACCGCCAGCGCTGAAGTGACCTACCACAACAACTCGCCCGATCCATTACAGCAGCTGTTCTTTGCACTGGATCACAATGCCCTAAACCCGGATTCCGCCGCCGCTTACGCCCTACTCGCGCAAGAAAATGAACGCAGCCGCATACGTTCCCTGGCGCGCTCTGCAGCAACCGGTTTCGATATCCTCGCCGTAACAGACGCCGTAGGCATGCCACTGCGCTGGCGGATAAACGACACGCATCTGCAGGTATTCCTGCCTCATGAGCTGTCACCCGATTCCCGCAAGTCGCTGAAAATCGAATGGGCACTGTCTCTACACGACAAAGTGGCCACTGGTGCGCGTAGCGGATACGAACGCCTTGACGACGGTGCTCCCATTTATGTCGCTGCACAGTGGTTTCCCCGCGCGGTCGCCTACACCGATTACGCAGGCTGGCAGCTCAAACCGTTCCTGCAGCAGGGAGAGTTTTCCACCGAGTTTGGCAACTATAAAGTGAATATTTCGGTACCGGCTAATTACGTCGTGGCCGCAAGTGGATCACTGCAAAATGCATCGGCCGTCCTGACTCGAGAGCAACTAGCTCGCTGGAAGGGCATTTCACCGACCGCAACACATATTGTCAGCCACAGTCAGGCGCAACAGCAGCGTAGCGAGCACTCACAGGAATTCGTTCGGTGGGAATTTTCCGGCGATGACCTGCGCGATTTTGCGTTCAGTACCTCGCCCGCTTTCCTGTGGCAGGTAAAGCGCGACGCACGCGGACGCAGATTGCAGCAATTTTATCCCCGCGAGGCAGCACCGCTGTGGGAGCAATTTGGGCTGGCTGCCATTAATCACACGCTCACCACATTCGATGCCGCGCTGTTTCCCCTGAACGCGACCGATATCAGTATCGTCAATGCCGCTGGCTTCGGTATGGAGTACCCCGGCCTTGCAACTATTGCCACCCGACCCGAGCGATCGGCATTCAATGGGGAGCTGCCGGCCTGGGACAAACTCACCAAATACGATTTCATCGGCACAGTGATTCATGAGGTGGGCCACAACTATATTCCCATGCGTATCAATACGGATGAGCGGGAATGGGCGTGGTTGGATGAGGGGCTGGTCAGCTTTATCGAATATCGCGCGGAACATAGCTGGGAAGTCAATTTCGACGTTATTTACGGCGAACCCCGCTCGGTGGCGAAATACACCAGTGACGCCATCAGCCAGCCGGTTATGAGTAGCGCCGATTCCCTGCACCGGAAAATTGATAACGCTTACAACAAGACAGCAAGCCTTTTGAATGTCCTGCGACACCTTGTTTTGGGGGCAGACGTATTCGATCCGGCACTGGCGGATTTTGCGCACCACTGGCAAGGCAAGCGCCCGACACCCGGGGACTTTTTCCGGGCGATGGAAACGGCAGCCGGTACTGATCTCAGCTGGTTCTGGCGCAGTTGGTTTTACCAGAATCACACCATCGACCTCGGCATCCGCCAGATTAGCCTCGCTGATCAGGCGCTACCGATATCCCGCGCGGATTTGCCCGCACCCGATGCACTCGCCTATACCGTCGGCGGCATTCAAGATTTCGTCGTCGATCAGTTGCCCGAGCTCGCGGATCCCTATACCAAGAAACGCAGCTTTGCTTCTGTATCGTTACCGACAGCACACGAGCCTCATACGGGTGAAACGGTGAAGTGGTACACATTCGAGATCGTTAATCACGGGGAGGGTCTGCTACCGATTCCCTTGGCGCTTTCCTTTAAAGATGGCAGTCAGCGGATGTTGAACGTGCCGGCGCAAACCTGGATGCGGGCGCAGGATGGTCGATTGGCCCTTCAGCTGCCGTACCCTGGAACGCTCTCCGGAGCATGCATCGACCCGATGTGGATCACACCGGACACCGAGAGAAACAATAACTGTGTGGAAGTTCAGACACCATGA